In Musa acuminata AAA Group cultivar baxijiao chromosome BXJ2-8, Cavendish_Baxijiao_AAA, whole genome shotgun sequence, one genomic interval encodes:
- the LOC103996388 gene encoding ATPase GET3B, whose product MLVSPAPHLVRSLSFAASRLVPPSPAASFAVSRVQPFLFVRRSLRVRAITSTAGDVAEFEEMASGTKRKYYMLGGKGGVGKTSCAASLAVKFANHGHPTIVVSTDPAHSLSDSFAQDLSGGTLVPVDGLDAPLFALEINPEKAREEFRSASQKSGGTGVKDFMDSMGLGMLVEQLGELKLGELLDTPPPGLDEAIAISKVMQFVEAQEYNMFSRIVFDTAPTGHTLRLLSLPDFLDASIGKILKLKQKLASATSAIKSVFGQEEPKQDASDKLEQLRERMVKVRELFRDAESTEFIIVTIPTVMAVSESSRLHSSLKKENVPVKRLIVNQVLPPSASDCKFCAMKRKDQMRALEIIQNDAELMGLKLIQAPLVDVEIRGVPALRFMGDIVWK is encoded by the exons ATGTTAGTCTCGCCGGCTCCCCACCTGGTTCGCAGCCTTTCCTTCGCGGCCTCTCGCCTCGTGCCGCCGTCTCCCGCCGCTTCGTTCGCCGTCTCCCGCGTGCAACCTTTCCTCTTCGTTCGTCGCTCCCTACGAG TCAGAGCCATAACTAGTACCGCTGGAGATGTAGCAGAGTTCGAGGAGATGGCTTCTGGCACTAAGAGGAAGTACTACATGCTTGGAGGTAAAGGTGGTGTTGGGAAGACGAGCTGTGCAGCATCCCTTGCTGTTAAGTTTGCAAATCATGGTCATCCCACCATAGTTGTCTCGACAGATCCTGCTCACTCCTTAAGTGACTCGTTTGCACAG GATTTGAGCGGAGGAACACTGGTACCTGTGGATGGGCTGGATGCCCCATTGTTTGCACTGGAA ATAAATCCTGAGAAAGCAAGGGAGGAATTTCGTAGTGCAAGTCAAAAGAGTGGAGGTACAGGGGTCAAAGATTTCATGGACAGTATGGGTCTTGGAATGCTTGTTGAACAG CTAGGAGAGCTAAAACTAGGAGAATTGCTGGACACACCTCCTCCTGGACTAGATGAAGCTATTGCAATTTCAAAG GTCATGCAATTTGTTGAAGCACAGGAGTACAATATGTTCAGCCGTATTGTCTTTGATACTGCTCCAACA GGTCATACTCTTAGACTATTATCATTGCCAGACTTCCTGGATGCTTCAATTGGCAAGATCTTGAAG CTGAAACAGAAGTTAGCTTCAGCAACATCGGCCATTAAATCTGTTTTTGGACAAGAAGAACCAAAACAAGATGCT TCTGATAAACTAGAGCAACTAAGGGAGAGGATGGTCAAAGTGAGGGAGCTTTTCCGTGATGCAGAATCAACTGAATTCATTATTGTTACAATTCCAACT GTAATGGCTGTTAGTGAGTCGTCAAGACTGCATTCTTCCTTGAAGAAAGAAAATGTGCCTGTAAAGAGGCTCATCGTTAATCAGGTTCTACCACCATCTGCAAGTGACTGCAAGTTTTGTGCAATGAAAAGGAAG GATCAAATGCGAGCCCTTGAAATAATCCAAAATGATGCAGAGCTCATGGGCTTGAAGTTAATCCAAGCACCACTGGTTGATGTAGAAATTAGAGGAGTTCCTGCCCTAAGATTCATGGGAGACATTGTCTGGAAGTGA
- the LOC135619806 gene encoding ABC transporter B family member 19, which produces MADVADGKAAAGVDGSEKKRQEQSAAFHELFSFADRWDCLLMAAGSVGAVVHGSAMPVFFLLFGDLVNGFGKNQHHLMVMTHEVSKYALYFVYLGLVVCLSSYAEIACWMYTGERQASALRRKYLEAVLRQDVGFFDTDARTGDIVFSVSTDTLLVQDAISEKVGNFIHYLSTFLAGLVVGFVSAWRLALLSVAVIPGIAFAGGLYAYTLTGLTSKSRESYANAGIVAEQAIAQVRTVYSFVGESKALNSYSEAIQNTLKLGYKAGMAKGLGIGCTYGIACMSWALVFWYAGVFIRNGQTDGGKAFTAIFSAIVGGMSLGQSFSNLGAFSKGKAAGYKLLEIIRQKPSIVQDQSDGKCLAEVHGNIEFKDVTFSYPSRPDVIIFRDFSLFIPAGKTVAVVGGSGSGKSTVVALIERFYDPNQGLILLDNVDIKTLQLKWLREQIGLVNQEPALFATTILENILYGKPDATIAEVEAAASAANAHSFISQLPNAYNTQVGERGVQLSGGQKQRIAIARAMLKNPKILLLDEATSALDAGSESIVQEALDRLMVGRTTVVVAHRLSTIRNVDMIAVIQQGQVVETGTHEELLAKGSSGAYASLIRFQEMARNRDFGGPSTRRSRSSRLSHSLSTKSLSLRSGSLRNLSYQYSTGADGRIEMVSNADNVLKYPAPRGYFFKLLKLNAPEWPYTIMGAIGSVLSGFIGPTFAIVMSNMIEVFYYRDPNAMERKTREYVFVYIGTGLYAVVAYLVQHYFFSIMGENLTTRVRRMMLSAILRNEVGWFDEEENNSSLVAARLANDAADVKSAIAERISVILQNMTSLLTSFIVGFIVEWRVALLILATFPLLVLANFAQQLSLKGFAGDTAKAHAKTSMIAGEGVSNIRTVAAFNAQSKILSLFCSELRVPQRRSLRRSQTSGILYGLSQLSLYASEALILWYGAHLVRTGASTFSKVIKVFVVLVVTANSVAETVSLAPEIVRGGESIRSVFAILNRGTRIDPDDPEAEPVDSVRGEIELRHVEFAYPSRPDVTIFKDFNLRIRAGQSQALVGASGSGKSTVIALIERFYDPTAGKVLIDGKDIKRLNLKSLRLKIGLVQQEPVLFAASIMENIAYGKDGATEEEVIEAARAANVHGFVSALPDGYKTTVGERGVQLSGGQKQRIAIARAVLKDPALLLLDEATSALDAESECVLQEALERLMKGRTTVLVAHRLSTIRGVDCIGVVQDGRVAEQGSHSDLVARPDGAYSRLLQLQHYHV; this is translated from the exons ATGGCGGATGTGGCGGACGGGAAGGCGGCGGCGGGGGTTGACGGGAGCGAGAAGAAGAGGCAGGAGCAGAGCGCGGCGTTCCACGAGCTGTTCTCCTTCGCGGACAGGTGGGACTGCCTGCTGATGGCGGCGGGAAGCGTCGGGGCGGTTGTCCACGGCTCCGCCATgcccgtcttcttcctcctcttcggcgACCTCGTCAACGGCTTTGGCAAGAACCAGCACCACCTCATGGTCATGACCCATGAGGTTTCCAAG tACGCTCTCTACTTCGTCTACCTCGGGTTGGTAGTTTGCCTGTCCTCTTACGCAG AGATCGCGTGCTGGATGTACACCGGCGAGCGGCAGGCGAGCGCTCTCCGGCGGAAGTACCTAGAAGCGGTGCTGCGGCAGGACGTCGGCTTCTTCGACACCGACGCGAGGACCGGCGACATCGTCTTCAGCGTCTCCACTGACACCCTCCTCGTCCAAGACGCCATCAGCGAGAAG GTCGGTAACTTCATTCACTACCTGTCGACGTTCTTGGCCGGGCTGGTGGTTGGGTTCGTCTCGGCGTGGAGGCTAGCCCTCCTCAGCGTGGCCGTCATTCCCGGGATCGCCTTCGCCGGAGGCCTCTACGCCTACACTCTCACCGGCCTCACCTCCAAGAGCCGCGAGTCGTATGCCAACGCCGGCATCGTGGCCGAACAG GCAATTGCACAAGTTCGGACGGTATATTCTTTTGTTGGAGAGAGTAAGGCGCTCAATTCCTATTCTGAAGCAATTCAAAACACACTGAAACTTGGATATAAGGCAGGAATGGCAAAAGGTCTCGGTATTGGCTGCACATATGGCATTGCTTGCATGTCATGGGCTTTGGTATTTTGGTATGCTGGTGTTTTCATAAGGAACGGACAAACTGATGGTGGGAAGGCTTTCACAGCCATATTTTCTGCTATTGTTGGTGGCAT GAGCTTAGGTCAGTCATTCTCAAATCTTGGGGCCTTTAGCAAAGGCAAGGCTGCTGGATACAAGCTATTGGAGATTATCCGGCAAAAACCCTCTATAGTTCAGGACCAATCTGATGGGAAGTGTTTGGCAGAGGTCCATGGAAACATAGAATTTAAGGATGTAACGTTCAGCTACCCGTCACGACCCGACGTCATTATCTTCCGAGATTTCTCTCTTTTCATTCCAGCAGGGAAGACAGTTGCTGTTGTGGGAGGTAGTGGATCCGGAAAGAGTACTGTTGTGGCTTTAATAGAAAGGTTTTATGATCCTAACCAAG GGTTGATTCTGCTTGATAATGTGGACATAAAGACATTGCAATTAAAATGGCTAAGAGAACAAATTGGTTTGGTGAATCAAGAACCAGCACTTTTTGCTACTACCATACTTGAGAACATACTCTACGGAAAACCCGATGCTACAATTGCTGAAGTTGAAGCTGCTGCCTCTGCTGCTAATGCTCATAGTTTCATATCACAGCTTCCAAATGCTTACAACACCCAG GTAGGAGAACGGGGTGTACAGCTATCTGGTGGACAGAAACAACGTATTGCCATTGCCCGAGCCATGCTAAAGAATCCCAAGATCCTTCTCCTTGATGAAGCTACCAGTGCACTGGATGCAGGATCAGAGAGCATCGTTCAAGAAGCCCTAGATCGTCTCATGGTTGGACGAACCACTGTTGTTGTTGCACACCGACTGTCGACCATCAGAAATGTCGACATGATTGCTGTGATCCAGCAGGGGCAAGTTGTCGAGACTGGAACCCACGAGGAACTTCTGGCAAAAGGGAGCTCTGGAGCCTATGCCTCACTGATACGTTTCCAGGAGATGGCAAGGAACAGAGATTTCGGTGGTCCATCCACGCGCAGATCCCGGTCTTCCCGCCTGAGCCATTCACTTTCCACCAAATCCTTGAGTCTTCGATCAGGTAGTTTAAGGAACCTGAGCTATCAGTACAGCACCGGAGCAGATGGTCGTATCGAGATGGTGTCCAATGCCGACAATGTCCTCAAGTATCCTGCGCCTCGTGGATACTTCTTCAAGCTTTTGAAGCTAAATGCACCTGAATGGCCTTACACCATCATGGGTGCCATAGGATCGGTCTTATCTGGGTTCATAGGTCCAACATTTGCAATCGTCATGAGCAACATGATCGAGGTTTTCTACTACAGGGACCCAAATGCCATGGAGAGGAAGACAAGGGAATATGTCTTCGTATACATCGGCACAGGGCTGTACGCAGTTGTTGCTTATTTGGTTCAGCATTACTTCTTCAGCATCATGGGGGAGAATCTCACCACCAGGGTGAGAAGGATGATGCTTTCTG CCATCTTAAGGAATGAAGTGGGATGGTTCGATGAGGAGGAGAACAATTCAAGCCTGGTGGCTGCCCGTTTAGCCAATGATGCAGCTGACGTGAAGTCTGCGATTGCCGAGAGGATCTCTGTCATCCTGCAGAACATGACCTCGCTTCTGACCTCCTTCATTGTTGGCTTCATCGTCGAATGGCGTGTTGCTCTTCTCATTCTGGCCACCTTCCCTCTTCTGGTCCTCGCCAACTTTGCCCAG CAACTGTCCCTCAAGGGCTTCGCTGGGGACACCGCGAAGGCCCATGCCAAGACCAGCATGATCGCGGGGGAGGGGGTGAGCAACATCCGCACCGTGGCGGCCTTCAACGCGCAGAGCAAGATCCTGTCGCTGTTTTGCAGCGAGCTGCGCGTTCCCCAGCGGCGCAGCCTCCGGCGGAGCCAGACGTCGGGCATCCTCTACGGCCTCTCCCAGCTGTCCCTCTACGCCTCCGAGGCTCTCATCCTCTGGTACGGTGCCCACCTCGTCCGCACCGGTGCCTCCACCTTCTCCAAGGTCATCAAGGTGTTCGTCGTCCTCGTCGTCACCGCCAATTCCGTCGCCGAGACGGTCAGCCTCGCCCCTGAAATTGTCCGCGGCGGGGAGTCCATCCGCTCCGTCTTCGCCATCCTCAACCGGGGCACGCGGATCGATCCTGATGACCCAGAGGCTGAGCCCGTCGACTCCGTTCGCGGCGAGATCGAGCTGAGGCACGTAGAATTCGCCTACCCGTCTCGGCCGGACGTCACCATCTTCAAGGACTTCAATCTGAGGATCCGTGCAGGCCAAAGCCAGGCTCTCGTCGGAGCCAGTGGGTCGGGGAAGAGCACCGTCATCGCTCTGATCGAGCGGTTCTACGATCCCACGGCGGGGAAGGTCTTGATCGACGGCAAGGACATCAAGCGGCTGAACCTGAAGTCGCTGCGGCTTAAGATTGGTCTCGTGCAGCAGGAGCCGGTGCTGTTCGCCGCGAGCATCATGGAGAACATCGCCTACGGGAAGGACGGCGCGACGGAGGAGGAGGTGATCGAGGCGGCACGAGCCGCCAACGTGCACGGCTTCGTGAGCGCGCTGCCGGACGGGTACAAGACGACGGTGGGCGAGAGGGGGGTGCAGCTGTCGGGCGGGCAGAAGCAGCGGATCGCCATCGCCCGGGCGGTGCTCAAGGACCCGGCGCTGCTGCTGCTGGACGAGGCGACCAGCGCGCTGGACGCGGAGTCCGAGTGCGTACTGCAGGAGGCATTGGAGCGGCTGATGAAGGGCCGCACCACCGTCCTGGTGGCGCACCGCCTCTCTACCATCCGAGGGGTGGACTGCATCGGGGTGGTGCAGGACGGCCGCGTGGCGGAACAAGGGAGCCACTCCGACCTCGTCGCCCGGCCCGACGGCGCCTACTCGCGGCTGTTGCAGCTGCAACACTACCACGTTTGA
- the LOC103996387 gene encoding pentatricopeptide repeat-containing protein At1g74630, translating into MSDSRHLQCLLSSLSRCRSLVHLQQIHALASKTGLDTDPLVAGKLLLLSAAILPDALDYARRLFSVVPSPDPFMYNTLIRGVSDSDEPPHHAFLLYSRMCRHSVPPDSFTFAFLLKAAANSKSLVLGRQVHSHSVRHGLDAHLFVGTTLVSMYAVCGRVASARKAFDDIPQPNVVAWNAIITAHFRVDDVTNAERLFDQMPWRNLTSWNVMLAGYTGAGELEAARTLFRDMPQKDPVSWSTMIIGFASHGHFDDAFGFFRQLLREGLRPNEVSSTGVLSACSQAGAFETGKILHGHMKKSGLSTVTAVANALLNVYARCGRIQMACQVFDREMGKKGIVSWTSMIAALAMHGHGDKAIKLFNEMEEHGLKPDGVIFISLLYACSHSGLVEQGYHFFHRMEDVYGIKHSIEHYGCMVDLYGRAGLLDAAYDFVMRMPIEPNAIIWRTLLGACSIHGNVGLAELVKKKLSELEPRDSGDYVLLSNIYAVAGKWKDVANIRRSMNDESVRKRPGWSSIEVDKVLYMFVANNECCSVKEEAYGKLMEILSRLRKEGYIPEITSVLHDIEEEEKEDAIAQHSEKLAVAFGMARMSTGSVIMIVKNLRICRDCHLVMKLISKVYEREIVVRDRSRFHSFREGFCSCRDYW; encoded by the coding sequence ATGAGCGACAGCCGCCACCTCCAATGCCTTCTCTCCTCGCTGAGTCGCTGCCGGTCCCTCGTCCACCTCCAGCAAATCCACGCCCTCGCCTCCAAGACCGGCCTCGACACCGACCCTCTCGTCGCCGGAAAGCTCCTACTCCTCTCCGCCGCCATCCTCCCCGACGCTTTGGACTATGCCCGTCGCCTCTTCTCTGTCGTCCCTTCTCCCGACCCCTTCATGTACAACACCCTCATCCGCGGCGTCTCCGACTCCGACGAGCCTCCTCACCACGCCTTCCTCCTCTACTCCCGGATGTGCCGGCATTCCGTCCCTCCCGACAGCTTTACCTTCGCCTTCCTTCTCAAGGCGGCCGCAAACTCCAAGTCCCTCGTCCTCGGTCGGCAGGTTCATTCTCATTCCGTCCGTCACGGCCTCGATGCCCATCTCTTCGTTGGGACCACGCTTGTCAGCATGTACGCGGTGTGTGGCCGCGTGGCTTCCGCTCGGAAGGCGTTCGACGATATCCCCCAACCGAACGTCGTCGCCTGGAACGCCATCATCACCGCTCATTTTCGGGTCGACGACGTGACAAACGCGGAGAGGCTGTTCGACCAGATGCCTTGGAGGAATCTGACATCGTGGAACGTCATGCTTGCGGGTTACACCGGGGCTGGCGAGCTGGAAGCGGCGAGGACATTGTTTCGCGATATGCCTCAAAAAGATCCCGTCTCCTGGAGCACGATGATCATCGGGTTCGCCAGTCATGGGCATTTCGATGATGCTTTTGGCTTCTTTCGGCAGTTGCTGAGAGAAGGGCTTCGGCCAAACGAGGTGAGCTCGACCGGCGTTCTCTCAGCTTGTTCTCAAGCTGGGGCCTTTGAAACTGGAAAGATTCTACACGGCCATATGAAGAAGTCAGGGCTCAGTACCGTCACCGCCGTGGCTAATGCTCTCTTGAATGTCTATGCTAGGTGCGGGCGCATCCAAATGGCATGCCAAGTTTTTGATCGGGAGATGGGAAAGAAGGGCATTGTGTCTTGGACTTCTATGATCGCAGCACTCGCAATGCATGGCCATGGAGATAAGGCCATCAAGCTTTTCAATGAAATGGAGGAACATGGACTGAAACCTGATGGAGTTATATTCATCTCCCTCCTCTATGCGTGTAGTCATTCAGGATTGGTAGAACAAGGGTACCATTTTTTCCATAGAATGGAGGATGTATATGGAATCAAGCATTCGATTGAGCACTATGGTTGCATGGTTGATCTCTATGGGCGAGCTGGGCTACTGGATGCTGCCTATGACTTTGTGATGAGAATGCCTATAGAACCTAATGCCATAATCTGGAGGACATTGCTTGGGGCCTGCAGCATTCACGGAAATGTTGGTTTAGCTGAGCTTGTGAAGAAGAAACTCTCAGAACTCGAGCCTAGAGATTCTGGTGACTATGTTCTACTGTCCAATATTTATGCAGTTGCCGGTAAGTGGAAGGATGTTGCCAATATACGCAGATCCATGAACGATGAGAGTGTTAGGAAACGCCCAGGTTGGAGCTCAATAGAAGTTGACAAGGTTCTGTACATGTTTGTCGCAAATAATGAGTGTTGCAGTGTGAAAGAGGAGGCTTATGGGAAGCTGATGGAGATATTGTCAAGACTTAGGAAGGAAGGTTACATTCCAGAAATCACAAGTGTTTTGCATGAtatagaggaagaagagaaggaagatgcCATTGCTCAACACAGTGAGAAGCTTGCAGTGGCTTTTGGGATGGCAAGGATGAGCACGGGAAGTGTCATAATGATTGTCAAGAATTTGAGAATTTGTAGGGATTGCCACTTGGTGATGAAGCTGATATCAAAGGTCTACGAAAGAGAGATTGTGGTGAGGGATCGTAGCCGGTTTCATTCTTTCAGAGAGGGGTTTTGTTCTTGCAGGGACTACTGGTGA
- the LOC135618256 gene encoding uncharacterized protein At3g28850-like: MGCTGSKQVGRRRGWSPGPCVGSHSLPVQYDGDVNALYWGGDDHHAVSLTSTTLGSLVLDREDLSFDEKAMIKSTNDLPAVTTEANVVEGLVRAKTLSGMVDRWIPESPTMTPSNEPEVINAWELMAGLEDASSPHLSLADAIDCSLSFRTSRDVHRSWPDSELSSAATLPKPQWMQLSPVDSVVSDFDPEISTSFREALDVLSPQQQSHSILQSPELDKEDKDKNKEPSPASARTGSIESADGREVPETIGIVRARINEFQQKIDVKKTRPNASSSEVASSLVCPPGGEGKVVFYFTSIRGILRTFEDCWAVRVILQGYGVRVDERDVSMHAGFKEELIDMLGPGYGGNSLPRVFADGHHLGGADELRHLHEVGRLSKLIECCEMESQGKGRGDAASSCDGCGDVRFVLCGTCSGSCKVYIEAEEEGDDLGRFRRCPDCNENGLVRCPVCCLQRE; this comes from the coding sequence ATGGGTTGCACGGGCTCGAAGCAGGTCGGCCGACGCCGCGGGTGGAGCCCCGGTCCTTGTGTTGGCAGCCACTCCCTCCCCGTCCAGTACGACGGTGATGTCAACGCCCTTTACTGGGGGGGCGACGACCACCACGCCGTCTCCCTCACCTCCACCACCCTCGGCTCCTTAGTGCTCGACCGCGAGGACCTCAGCTTCGACGAAAAGGCCATGATAAAGAGCACCAACGACCTCCCGGCGGTGACCACGGAAGCCAACGTCGTCGAGGGGCTCGTCCGTGCCAAGACGTTGTCGGGGATGGTGGATCGCTGGATCCCCGAGTCCCCGACGATGACCCCGTCCAACGAGCCGGAGGTCATCAACGCCTGGGAGCTCATGGCCGGCCTCGAGGATGCCAGCTCCCCCCACCTCTCTCTCGCCGATGCCATCGACTGCTCTTTGTCCTTCCGCACCTCACGGGATGTGCACCGTTCATGGCCCGATTCCGAGCTTTCGAGTGCGGCCACCTTGCCGAAGCCGCAGTGGATGCAACTCAGCCCGGTGGACTCCGTCGTCTCCGATTTCGACCCAGAGATCTCGACCTCCTTCCGCGAAGCCCTCGACGTGTTGTCGCCGCAGCAACAATCCCATTCCATCCTGCAATCCCCTGAGCTCGACAAGGAAGACAAGGACAAAAACAAGGAGCCCTCTCCCGCAAGTGCAAGAACCGGATCGATAGAGTCTGCCGATGGCCGCGAAGTTCCGGAAACCATCGGCATTGTTCGAGCAAGAATCAACGAATTCCAACAAAAGATCGACGTCAAAAAGACCAGGCCCAACGCCAGTTCCTCTGAGGTGGCGTCTTCCCTCGTATGCCCGCCGGGTGGCGAGGGGAAGGTGGTGTTCTACTTCACCAGCATCCGCGGGATCCTGAGAACGTTTGAGGATTGCTGGGCCGTCAGGGTAATACTTCAAGGCTATGGCGTTCGCGTCGACGAGAGGGACGTGTCGATGCATGCAGGATTCAAGGAAGAGCTGATCGACATGCTCGGCCCGGGGTACGGCGGCAACAGTCTGCCGAGGGTCTTCGCCGACGGGCACCACCTGGGCGGGGCAGACGAGTTGAGACACCTACACGAGGTGGGGAGACTCTCCAAGCTCATAGAGTGCTGCGAGATGGAGTCGCAGGGGAAGGGACGCGGCGACGCAGCCTCCTCATGCGATGGCTGCGGCGACGTGAGGTTCGTCCTCTGCGGGACGTGCTCGGGGAGCTGCAAGGTGTACATCGAAGCGGAGGAGGAAGGCGACGACTTGGGAAGGTTCCGAAGGTGCCCCGACTGCAACGAGAACGGGCTTGTGCGATGCCCGGTGTGCTGCTTGCAGAGAGAGTGA